Part of the Drosophila santomea strain STO CAGO 1482 chromosome 2L, Prin_Dsan_1.1, whole genome shotgun sequence genome is shown below.
ATGACGCCCATCAGTATGGACAAACCGCTAACTCTACCGGCTCGGCGTCCTCTGACGGCGAAAGCCCAACGAAATCCCACAGCACCGGCTCACCGGAAAAAGAGGAACGGGTGTACGCCAAACCCAACGTAGACACTCCTCGTCCAGCCATCGAGGAGAAAAAGCTGCTCAACACACTGGCTAATAACACACCGCGAAGTAGCTCGCTatccgccgccgccgcagtACTCCAAAAAAAGGGAATCACTGTGAAGAAGACGCCCAGTTCCGGAGCAGGTCTTGTATCCAAACCGACGATTGGGCAACAGGCGCCGGTCAGTGGGCAGAGATCAAACTCCTCGCGCACCACCATTCAGCTGCCAGATTCTCTAAAGCGCAAACTCTCGGAGGAGTACACCTCGTCATCGGCGCCAAAAAAGCAGTCCAAGACAACAAGCCCGAAACAAGCGGCTTCATCAGCAGCCTCCACTTCAGCGCTCACCAGCGTTCCAGATCAACTGCCGGCGGGAAGTAATGTGGTGCACACAACAACTGCCCAACTGATGCAGGTAAAGAAGGAGCGTGAGGACAACCAAACACCGCCGCCGGGCATCAACATCATCACCATTCCAGCGGCGCAACAAATTaacggtggtggtggaggacCGAACTCGTCGACAGCCGCCACCATTGCTTCCACCTCAGTGGCTTCCACAAACGGCTTTTCGCCACATATTGAGGAACTGGATTTTAAGAATGACATTATCTTCGACCCGAAGATCAACGCGGGCTCCTCCAATACACCTGAGATTATTAACCTTGGGAACTTTGACAACTCTCTGCCGCCGACCTTTTTCAAGAATCTGTGCAACTCGTCGCGACACGAGTCTCTCGGGCTGTACGTGGCCAATGTGATGAACAGACTCTCTTCGCGTGCCTCCGCCAAACTTGAGCTGGCCATCTTGCGCGCTATCCTTGATGTGCAGAGCGACGAACTGGAGCAGTAGCCCGACTGATACTCGCAATTTAAATGATTACTCAGCTTACTTATTAGACAAAATCGAAGGTAGTTATGTAGGCCTGCCTGAACCCTTACTCGTATTTATCGTATTATTTTATACGTGTTTAAACGTTTGCGTTGTGTGCGAATTGGGCAACTTGTTTGATGTATTCACCCACAGTTCTGTTGTGACTGTTCACAATAGTTACGAAAAGATTTTAAAGCCtaatttaaaatgtacttCTAATATTTGACATTTCGAATTTGTCCCTATTTAAGGTTCAATATGCTACTTGATTTTAAAATACGTTCTTATGCAAATAAATCTACATAACTTACTTGAATTTTCGCCAAAAAGATGTTTATCCGGTTGCCAGGTGTACGAGACTACTTTATTCCACGTATGCTCCCAGATGGCCAGGACGTCATCGTTGTCCAAGGAGATGATCTTCATATGCGAGGCCTTATGAGACAATTGCTGCAGCACAGAAAAGCCTTCCAGCACTTTAGGCGGCTCTGTTGGTTGAGTTGAATACACATAACTAAAGGAGAATTTGAATTGATATGTTTCTAACCTACTGGTCAATCTCTTCTTGATTGCTGCCACATTTTCCTGAAGTTGCTGCCAATCCTGAATGTCATTCGTTTTGACACCCcgcttttttttgtaataattatCCAGGAACCCATTTCCGTTGCCCGAATCATAGTGACCCACAGTTAGTGGCTGTGTGAAGATCAGTTGGCTCTCCACATGAAGATTGGGGCGGTTTTCTGCCTTGCTGACTAGAAACTCGTTTACTGGCAGATCGTTGACGAAGTCCACCCAGAGATTCTTCACATTATTGCTCATAACTCGCTGCTGCTCGGGGAAACTATTCGCTACCAGCAGGGAGCCCGGTACATCCTGCTCCTTATCCATCAAAATGAGCGTGTCCGTCTGCCAGAGGACACCATTTACAGGCCCCTTCACGGTAAGATCATTGTAGAGGTTAACATTATTCAGACGGGTAGTGCCAGCAATGCTGTGGTTCAAGTATAGGTAGGCTGCTTCATTGATCCACTTGGTCACCGGGACCTCCGCCACCTGGCTTTCAGCGGTAGTATGAAGGCGATTTATAATGGAGCTTTGGACGGTTTTCAGTGCATCGATTATCATTGGAGAATTGCCACTGTCATTGTAATGAGGTATTCTCAAGACATCATTAGCTAGGTTTAAGTTATTTATCTTGACATGGTTCAAATTTCCCAAAACTAAGCCCTCTGTCAgttcccattttccacttaTAGAATGAGATCCGGCTGTTTTCAACGAGTGAGCTACAAAATCATCAAAATCTAGAGAGAAGTTGCTGGGAATAGATACAgatttcttttaatattagTAAAAGCCATTTAATAACACCGAATTCTTCACCAAATTTTTTACAAATGTCTTATACATTTCGTAGTAGGACCAATATTtataaaacgaaaatgaattattatataattaaatttatatttaaatttaacgaTACATGTAAGAATCGATACAAGTTTTGAAAGTATCGATAGACCAGAGCTTCTGCTATCTCTAGCTCTCAGGCGTTTGGGATTCTTCCTAagacgtttttgttgttccaAATCACAAACCTCTGCTCAGCCGAAACTGCCCGACCGTAAAAAGTGCATTTAACCAAACCCAATAAGCGACCAATTGACGAGGTAATTAAGCACACATGCCAGTGTCCGAAATAAGTGCAACCCCCGCCTCGCGCTATTTGCAAACGTGTACAGAAATTTCACCTGCCGAACGGAATGCACAGCTGACTTGTGCTGATGCAGTGCCTTTAAAACTGTTAGCGCGTAAACAATTGCGAAAGTGAAACGTGATACCAACAATACCCCTGCCCATTACCCCTTGCCCATTGATTATTTGGACAATTTCACTTACCTACTGGAGCTCTCCATTAAAACGTCGCTGCCGCCACGTCGAAGTTTTACGTATTCGGCTACAGGAGGCTGGGTGAACGTGACGTCATGCTGGAAGCTCAGGGGAGTTTTCAGCAGATTGCTACGCGTCCGGCTGAAGTAGTTACGTCTGATGTATTCCACTTGGTGCCCGTTTATGGGTCCCTACGGGGAAGGCGTTCTTGCAAACACTAAAAGTTTCTAATGGTTTCCACTCACTTGGAATTCCAGCAGGCCTTCAAATTGTCCAGATTCCAGTCTTATTTCTCCCAAATCAATTTGCTCGTTGTCCAGCCACACCTGATCTAGGAGGTTTCCCAGAGTGTGTCCATTTAGCAGGTGATAAGAGGGTTCTCCGCCAAACCTTACATTTTCAGCTACAAATGTTTGCACATTTCGTTTAGTTAAATACAACTCCAACGCCTCCAAAGGATACCCATTCAGGCTGGTTATGTTAGACAATTCGGCTGCCTCTAGGTTTCCTCTTATGCTAACTGGAGTAGAGATGTAACCTCCACCATTATGGTAAATGACGTCCTCTGGGACGCGGAGTAAATTTAAATGACCCAATTTTAGCTCCGATTGCAAAACAATGGGATTCGCTGAGAGGTAATATTGTTATAGAATATATACATTgtattagtttagtttagtttactCACCAAATCGCATAGATTGCAGGTGCTCCGGTGCGCTGAGCCTGTAGCTTCGGTTCTCCAGATCTTCTAAGGAATGGTTGTTGAGCTGCCCTTTTAGCCAGAGGCCTCTTTGGCTATCCACAGAAGCCAGCTCCTGGGGGGCTGTGAAATTCTGGTCGCCCTCATTTTCCAACCAACAACTACCAAATTTATAAGCTTCAATTCCATTTAGACTGTTTTGAAAGGTGAGGGAACTAATGTTTACATCATGCTCAAACGTAAAGTCGCCAACGTATTTGATGTTGCCCGCTagttgctgcaactgctgctccaATTGGATCACCTTCACTTTGTTAATACTGTCACTAAGCCACAGGTTTTGGGCGTGAAGGGTGCCTTTGAAGTTGGGTGGCAGATGCCAGCTGTCCAGGGACTTGCTTCCATGTTCGTAGATGGACGACAGTGTTTGCCCAAGGAGATGGCCATTTAGGTGCAGATCATCCACGCTCATTTTCCACACATCCAGGCTATCTATATACAGTGTTCCATTTGACTTTTGATCCTGACCAGCTTGAAGGTAATCCTCAACTCCCAGCACATTTAATAACATATGCGATGAAGTGACCTGGTTCGTTTCCACGCCTTGTAATTGAATTGTACTCAAAATAGTTTGGTTGCCACTCTTGCTGAGTAGCACTTCCGGGAGGCTTTCCGTATCAATCCCATTTAGCCATTTAATCTCACCGAACCCATCCACAATCTCTACATTCTGCGGAAATATTTTACTGGCCTCCACCAACTGCACTTCACCAACGTTCAGTTTAACCAAATGTTGCAGATCTCTTGTGTTGAGGAAGCTTAGCTCGGTATTGTTAGCAATAAGAGGTTCCACAAAGTTGAGACTCACATCCTCCAAAGGTTCATCCAATCGCATGCTTCGACTCAATGCTTCTGCTGCGGATTTCTGAGTAGACTCGTCCACAAAATCTTTCATTTGCAGTAGCCGTCCGATGGTAACATCGCCGTCGATAACAAAATCACCATTTAGTTGGAGCGATTTGTGGGTAACTTTTGCCGGTGACATCGCTCTTAATTCAGCTCCCATAATTTGACCCTGAagaaatatatgtttata
Proteins encoded:
- the LOC120448244 gene encoding uncharacterized protein LOC120448244, whose amino-acid sequence is MAIQLDKILQDIAKEKVLHPNNGGASKQEQEEAWARIGRLNKLSVHESRSIFIVLQKKYEQEKLKGNSAWKLFSLMHQIHQEPKISIKEENDQVPLDEVEEYEMLEVQEPEDEDDAHQYGQTANSTGSASSDGESPTKSHSTGSPEKEERVYAKPNVDTPRPAIEEKKLLNTLANNTPRSSSLSAAAAVLQKKGITVKKTPSSGAGLVSKPTIGQQAPVSGQRSNSSRTTIQLPDSLKRKLSEEYTSSSAPKKQSKTTSPKQAASSAASTSALTSVPDQLPAGSNVVHTTTAQLMQVKKEREDNQTPPPGINIITIPAAQQINGGGGGPNSSTAATIASTSVASTNGFSPHIEELDFKNDIIFDPKINAGSSNTPEIINLGNFDNSLPPTFFKNLCNSSRHESLGLYVANVMNRLSSRASAKLELAILRAILDVQSDELEQ
- the LOC120448200 gene encoding uncharacterized protein LOC120448200 isoform X2, whose translation is MYQMCRLLFILIFAGGIARAISLEVNFQETYPTHFLNSDQTSLHKRAADAPQFFDQASFSFDGLTRVASVPVPFPLDICVLQLPTVKYATALHKNTAGLRHFAVYIWRPAEQDFQLLVELETPRAVALDCLAFAGRGYVAVSYNLTEPVSQAREGSPIYEISPETGIRTVQYFSGTHLRGMYLRISSQELTLLHAFESGAQCPYFKWMGKSFQKLGAIRCSNARRMEAFGIEFTDYVAVANYADSEGRTATHSEIFRWDAKSQRFQLFQRLRSNGAVDVKYFSLPVNEVSRRHFLILGNTFGGTGAEVGEADTVIYVFEKGQFVPYQRLSFYALERVLPVQHSISEKFLLLVACSKQDVKIYNLNDWRFEKSKVQFTEGALSRGVARMRSYEEKDHSFLVIANENMAANETNIFQPLYKQDEHANILRQQIIDWAREQRKRLEQVNVEHLLKRLEDKLKHREENLKLSVIKLVNAKSFEDKHMKLTPNYWKALKLTKQALDKIEQKAISAGSRHPNKRSVGQPNEELNFDEVTVDTLVVHGTVKADHINGVDTRNPVYDSVTANNVYVSAKYTEPAGKQRKPLLEELKVKDLQLGGRLNGLKWTELFDLTLKRSNKDVQFIKATVDLDHLKSDAVQVNSNEINDRPLGQLIPVDSGDFIVQHDVQFSQPIQVNRLLINQRLNHIHVDRQRFDVLTKQANHTQVIEGAVRFENVRVMEPITIAGQIMGAELRAMSPAKVTHKSLQLNGDFVIDGDVTIGRLLQMKDFVDESTQKSAAEALSRSMRLDEPLEDVSLNFVEPLIANNTELSFLNTRDLQHLVKLNVGEVQLVEASKIFPQNVEIVDGFGEIKWLNGIDTESLPEVLLSKSGNQTILSTIQLQGVETNQVTSSHMLLNVLGVEDYLQAGQDQKSNGTLYIDSLDVWKMSVDDLHLNGHLLGQTLSSIYEHGSKSLDSWHLPPNFKGTLHAQNLWLSDSINKVKVIQLEQQLQQLAGNIKYVGDFTFEHDVNISSLTFQNSLNGIEAYKFGSCWLENEGDQNFTAPQELASVDSQRGLWLKGQLNNHSLEDLENRSYRLSAPEHLQSMRFANPIVLQSELKLGHLNLLRVPEDVIYHNGGGYISTPVSIRGNLEAAELSNITSLNGYPLEALELYLTKRNVQTFVAENVRFGGEPSYHLLNGHTLGNLLDQVWLDNEQIDLGEIRLESGQFEGLLEFQGPINGHQVEYIRRNYFSRTRSNLLKTPLSFQHDVTFTQPPVAEYVKLRRGGSDVLMESSSSNFSLDFDDFVAHSLKTAGSHSISGKWELTEGLVLGNLNHVKINNLNLANDVLRIPHYNDSGNSPMIIDALKTVQSSIINRLHTTAESQVAEVPVTKWINEAAYLYLNHSIAGTTRLNNVNLYNDLTVKGPVNGVLWQTDTLILMDKEQDVPGSLLVANSFPEQQRVMSNNVKNLWVDFVNDLPVNEFLVSKAENRPNLHVESQLIFTQPLTVGHYDSGNGNGFLDNYYKKKRGVKTNDIQDWQQLQENVAAIKKRLTSRAA